The DNA sequence CTGGTTCACGGGGACGTCCGTCCATTCCTCCTCGCGACCGCTCGGCCAGATGACGCGAACACGCTCCACCGCGGACGCCGCGCCCAGGCCGACCAGGACTCTCGGATCGTTGGCCGACGCGTAGCTGCCGTCGCTTCTCGCGCGGCGCCACAACGCGGGGCCGGAGTCGCGGAAGACGCCGACTCTCGCGCCCAGCATGTCACGGGGGCCGTCGCCTCCGACCAGCCGCAGGCCGAGCCATCGGTTGCGGTGGCCCAGGTTGTTGATCAGCAGCCGCGCCGGCCCGTTGTTGTTGGTGATCAGCACGTCGTAGTCGCCGTCGTTGTCCACGTCCCCGAAGGCGGCCCCTCGGCTCACTTCGGACAGTGCGAAGACGGCGCCGGCCTGCTCGCCGACCTCCTCGAATCTCCCGTTACCCAGGTTGCGGAACAACTGGTTGGGTTGATCCAGCCGTAGCGGTTCCCCCGCTCCCGCCGGTGCGTCCGCGGTCCTGCCGGCGTAGCGCTGATGGCTGGCCTGGACCGCCCCGTTGACCGCCAGCAGGTCCAGCCAGCCATCGTTGTCGTAGTCGAACCACGCCGTGCCGAATCCCGTGTAGGCCACGCTGGGCGCCCCGAGCCCGGTCGTCGCGCTCCGATCCTCGAACAGGCCCGTACCGTCGTTGAGGTAGAGCGTATTGGTTTCCCGGGTGAGGTGGGTCATGAAGAGGTCGTCGTCGCCATCGCCGTCGAAGTCGCCGGCGTCGACGCCCATGCTCCCTTCGGTCCGGCCGTCGCCGTTGAGCGCCGCGCCCGCGAGCAGGGCGCCGTTCGCGAAGGTCCCGTCGTGCCGGTTCATCCACAACTGGTTCGGCTCGCCGTCGTTCGCAACGTAGATGTCCGGCCACCCGTCCGCGTCCAGGTCGGCGGCCACGATGCCGAGTGTTGCGCCGTAATCGGTCGCCACCTGCGCCTCGGCCGTGACGTCGACGAACGTTCCGTCTCCCCGATTGCGATAGAGGCGGTCAGGAACCGATGCAAACGCGCTCGGTCCGCAATAGTCCCGTTCCCCGGTTCGCGTGAAGCACTCAGGTTGCCGCGCATCGAGGCGGTGGTCGAGGTAGTTGCCGACGTAGAGGTCGAGCCAGCCGTCGCGGTCGACGTCAGCGAACGCGGCCGACACGCTCCACCGGGAGTCCCCCGTGCCGGTTTCGTGGGTGGCGTCGGTGAACGTCCCGTCGCCGTTGTTGAGGAACAACTGGTTCGCTCCCAGGCTGGTGCGGTACAGGTCCACCCAGCCGTCGTTGTTCACGTCGCCGGCCGCGACGCCCATGCCGTAGGAACTCGGCTCGAGGCCGCTTCCGTCGGTGACGTTCGTGAAACGGAGCGTGCGCGTGCCGTCCGGGTGTACCTCGAGGTCGTTCCGGTACAGGCGATCCGTTAGCGGTCCGGCTTCGGGCGGGGTCGTGGCGCCGCCCTGCGTATCGTCCGGGCCGAGCGCGCCGCCCTGCACGAGGTAGACGTCGAGGTCACCGTCATTGTCGAAGTCGAACAGCGCGGCGCCGGGACCCAGGATCTCGCTCACATAGAGCTTGCCGGAGCTCCCGTTGACGTGCACGAAGTCGATCCCCACCGCCTCCGCCCGATCCGTGAACCACGCCTCTTCAGCCGGAAGCGTCGAGGACTGGGGCGCCGCGTGGACGCCGTCGGAGGTCGCGGGGAGGGAACCAAGGCCCACAAGGAGCAGGCTGGCGGTTGCCCCGCAGCCGAGGTAGTGACGCCTCACGCGCACCCGGCGATTATCACACGCCGCCGAGTGTCAACATCCTCAATGGCAGGGTCGAGTAGGCCTCCTCGCCCTCCACGATGCGGATGGTCCGGTCAACCGGCAGATCGTCGAACGTCTGCGTGAGGCCGGTCGTGGGCCAGAGGACCTCGAGACGTTCGATGCGCGCCGCCGTCCCGAGCCCGATGGTCTGCCGGAGGGGATTGGCGCCGAAACTGCCGCCGCTGTTGACGTGGCGGTAGACCGAGCGCGTGACGCCAGTGTCCCCGTCGACGATGACGACGCGGATGCGCGCGCCGATCGCCGAACGGTTGGACCGGACGCCCTCGAGCTGCACCGTGATCCAGTGGTTCCCGAAGCCCGGATTCTCGTAGAGAGCGTTGCCGAACCGGTCGCCCGGGAACGCTCCGCCCATCTGCTGGAAGATGTCCTGATCGCCGTCGTTGTCGAGATCCGCGAACGCCACGCCGTGGCCCTTCTGGAGATGGCCGAAGCCCCCCGAATAGGTCACGTCGGCGAAAGCGCGCCCGCCCCGGTTCCGGTACATCACGTTCGGCATCACGCTTTGGTACGGCGGATAGCCGGTGCCCAGGTAGAAGTCCGGATAGCCGTCGCTGTCCAGGTCTCCGAAATTGGATCCCATGGGCGCGCTGGGTTCGGTCAGGCCGTATCGCCCAGAAACCTCTTCGAATGCGCCGCCGCCGGCGCCCCGATAGAGTTGCGCCGTCTCGATGTTCAGCGGCAGGCCCAGCGCGCTGGCCGCCAGGTGCTCGATGCGCGCGGTATACGCCGAGACGTACAGATCGAGGAAGCCGTCGTTGTCCACGTCCCAGAACCAGGCGGGAAAGCTCCAGGTCGGCCGTGCAACCCCAAGGCGCGGTGCTTCGTCGACGAACGTCCCGCGACCGGTATTCCGGTAGAGGCGATTCTCCGCGCCGAAGTTGGACACGTACAGGTCAGGCAGGCCGTCGGCGTCGTAGTCACCCCAGACCACCGCCTTGGCATACGCGTGGTTGGCCACCCCAGCCGCGTCGGCCACGTCGGTGAACGTGCCGTCGCCGTTGTTCCGAAAGAGCTGGCTCGGGGCGGGAAGGGACTCGGATGCCTCGTTGCCGACATACAGGTCGAGATCGCCGTCGTTGTCGTAATCACCCCAGGCCGCCGTCTGGCTCGGGTAGTGCGTTTCCCCGAGACCGGCCTCGAACGTCACATCCGCGAACGTGCCGTCGCCGCGGTTCCTGAGCAGCGAGTTCGGGTGGCGGCCGTCTGTGCCCAGCCACGCGCCGCGCAGTACCAGCAGGTCCAAATAGCCGTCGTTGTCATAGTCGGCCTGGACCATGTTCAGCCCACCGTACAGCCCGACGAGGCCCGCCTCTGCGGTGCGGTCCGTGAAGGTGCCATCCTGGTTGTTCCGGAAGAACCGGAGTTGTCCCTGTGCGTCCCACGTCGAGACGACGACGTCCAGGTAGCCGTCGTTGTCGAAGTCGTCGGCGATCACCCCGCCGCAAATGTCGAACGTGTCGAGGCCAAGGCCGGGCGCGATGTTGTCGAACCGGGGAATCTCCTCCGCCGACTGGAACGTCTCCGGCGGAAGCCGATACGGTTCGGGAACCTCGTCCGGGTAGCCGCCCACCGTCATGTAGGCGATGTTGAGCAGCCAGCGCGCCGCCAGGTGCTGCTGTGCGGGGCTGTCCAGGGTAGCCGGCGATGACCGGTCCGCCGTCCAGTTGCGGGCGCCCACCGCGGTCGGCGCGTCCTCCGGGATGGGCGAGCGTTCCAGCGCCTCGGTCAAGGCAGCGATCGCTTGCCGTGACGGGGCTTGTTGGGTGTGTACCGCACCTTCGCGAAGCGGCAGGATGCAGGCGTCCGGGTTAGGATGCTGTGCGCAATTCCGGGTCTCGGCGAGCCGCAGCCAGGCGATGCCGAGCCGGTAGGCGTTGTAGCCGAGAATGATCCGGTTCGCTTCGATTTCCGGCACCATGTCGCGGGCGTCGGTCAGGAGACGGATCGCCTCGGCTTCGTTCCCGAGGCGCAGCTCCTCATCGGCCAACCGCACCATCAGCCGCCAGCGGTTGGTGCTCAGTTCCGCCGGTGGAATGGCAGCCAGCCGTTCCCGGAGTTCCCGTGCCATCCGGTCGCCCAGGTAGGTGTTCGTCTCGGGAGTCTCGTCCGCCAGCCGTTCGAGCAGGTCCAGCATGCGCTGGTGGCCGGGGGACGGGGCCGGACGCGCCTCGCCGGTCGATGAGGCCGGCTGAGTCGCGGCGAGATCGGTCAGGTCGGGCACGGCCAGCGCCGCACCCGCGACGACGATGCCGAGCACGGCCCGAAGACGCATCCCGCGACGTTCCTGCTACTTCTTGTTCAGCGTCGTCTCGCCCCAGGCGAGAGTGAGGAACTGGTTGGTCTGCGCCGTGAGCGTAAGCGGCTCTCGGATCGTGTACTTGTCGTCGGGTCCGTCGTAGTCGCGCACGGTCAGGACGGCGTCGAGATCCTGAACGTAGTAGGTGCCTTCCCCTTCACCGTCCGCGTCCTCGAACTCGAACATGCCGTCCGGCGTGAGCGTGAGGCTGAAGACTCCGCCCTCGTCTTCGTACTCGAACTCGTCGTTCAGGACCTGCCCGAGGGGAAGCACGGCGAGCTCGATGGGCTCCTGGCGGCGGCCCAAGCGGCCGGGGGCGCCCCTTTGCGTGCGCATCTCGCGAAGCTGGCGGACGCCCTGGTAGCCCGCGAGGGTGTAGGTGAACTCGTACGCCGTCGTCTCGAGACCAAGGATCAGGTACTCGCCGTCCTCGTCGGTGACGGCCGAGAACGTGCTGCCGCCGCCGTCGGCCTGCCGGGCCTCTACCTGGACGCCTTCGAGGGCGTTGCCCCAGGCGTCGACGAGCCTGCCTTCCGCCCGTACCATCTGCGCATGTGCGTGAGGTGCGATGAGCGTGGCCAGAGCAACCGTCGCCGTTGCCGTCGCGAGTGCGCGAAACCGCATCATCTGTTTTCTTCCGGCGAGGGTACGCTACGGGACGTTACCGTCGCGGGTCGCCATCATGTTGACGTCCTGGCGCGATGTCAGCACCTGAATGGCCGACTGTTCGCTAGCTCCCTCCGGCGGCTCGTAGGTTATGCGGTACTGGTTGCTTACAAGCCGGTGCTTCCGGGCGACTTCCTCCGCCAACTCCGGCAGTTGCGTGCGGAAGCCGAGAGCGGAGCTCAGCCCTTCGTAGCTCCCTCCCGTTATCTGTCCTATGTCCATGCCCCAACGCATCTGGTCGCCGCCCTGCTTGACCCCGGTGACCGACGTGAAGGTGTACATCCGCGTGTGGAGCGTGGCGCTGTTGTCCATTAGACGCTCCATCATCTCGCGAAACGGTCTCTCGCGAACCCGCGAGCTCCCCTCGGGGCCGTTGGTTGCGACCATCACGATGACCGGAAAGTACTCCCCCTCCTCGTCCTCGTGCATCCGCTCCGCTTCTTCGTACAGCGCATCGAGAAAGCTGGCCGCGCCGTCCATTTCAGGCGCTATCACGCCGATCGCGTTTTCCAGCTCCGTCCGGTCGGTGGTGTGCTCGGACCAGAACTGCGGCCGACCGCCGATGGTCGCAATCGCCACCTCGATGTCCTGCGGAAGCGCCTCGAGGAAGAGCCGCAGGCCCTCGCGCATGTGGTCCAGAACCGGTGGACTCGCCAGTCCGTTGTCGACGAACACGGTTACCCGCACCGGCCAGTTGATCGGCTCCAGGCTGAGAGTCTCGCTCCGCTCGCCGTCGGTCTCCACGATCACCTCCTCCCGGGTCACGTCGGTAACCGGGACGCCGTTGGCGTCGGTGAAGCTGATGAAGAACGACTGGGTCTGGGCCGACGCGACCTGGCCGGTCCAGGGCGCGGCGACTGCGACTACGACGAGGGCGGCGAGTATGCCGGCGAAGGGCCGGCGCCGCGTGGATTCGGCAGCCATGTCAGGAACCTCCGTTGAGAACCGCCAACGCGTACCGATGCCCGATAGGCATCAGGGGAGCGCTGCGAGCATCCCCTGGGCCTGCGCCCCTTCCGCTGAGTCCGGGGCAAGGTCGACGACCTTCTGGAATAGTACCTTGGCGCCCTCGATGTCCCCCCGGTTCAACGCCAGCATGCCCAGCTTGAGCACGGGGGCCGGCCACTCGGGATCGGCGGCGGCGGACTTTTCGTACCAGCCGGCGGCGGCGTCGACGTCACCGGCCTCGAACGCCACTTCCCCCAGGTTGTATAGATCCTCACGCGACGCGTCACCCTCCGCCGCGGCAAGGTCTCCGGCGGCGTCGAGGTCGCCCATCAACAGCCTGGTCCGGGCGATCTTTCTCTCGATCGCCTCGTCGTCCGGTGTCGCCGCTTGATACCGCTCGTAGGCGGCGACCGCCGCGCCGAACTCCGCCATGGCCCGATGCGCGTCGCCGATGTCCTGATGCAGCGTGGTTATCTGCGGCCATCTCTCAAGCAGTTTCGTATAACCGTCGATGGCGGTCCGGTAGTCCTCGTTGTTGTAGGCGGCGTCGGCCGCGATGAGATCGGCCTTGGCCTGTTCGATTTCCGGATTCGCGGCATCCGCCAAACCGGCCAGGGCGCCCTCGACTTCCACCTCCGCGTCCACCTTGAGGGGCGCCATGTAGAACTCGATGGGCTGGAGGCAGTTCTGCATCTTGGTCGCCGTGCATGCGGCCGACCCGCGTTGCGTCACCTCGATCCGCATCAGGGAATCCTCGTAGCCCTCGGCCGACACCATCGTGTTCCAGATGCCGCTCTGCATCCAGGTCAGCGCGAAGCGTCCGTTCTCGTCCGTAAGCGTTTCGAGGGGATCGGCGGTCGTGAGCCGACTGCCGTCGGGCGAGAAGATCGGAGGGTCGGCCCGGACAAGGGCCCCCACGACCGGATCCCGCGTGCCTTCGATGTACACGCGGCCCTGAATCCGGCCCTCCTCCTGGGTAAGACCCTCTGACGGACCCAGCAGGAGGATCGCTGCGGCGGCGAGAAGGCAACGGCGCCGTCGGGAGACGCTCATGGCAGCTTCGACGGGAATGCGGCGGGGGCGGTCACGCGCACGAACTGAATGCGCTTGACCGCCCCCAACCGAAAAGCTCCGCCCTAGAAGTACATCTGGACGCCCCACGTCAACTGGCGGCCATCGATGATGCTGATGATGCGGTTGAAGTCGGGATTCTTGATGCCTCCGCCGCCCCATCCCCGGTTGCGGTCCGTGACCCGGGCCCGGTTGAAGAGGTTGCTGGCGTCCATGTAGACGCGCGTCCGAATATCGCCGGTGGTGAAGGTCTTCGAGAACCGGATGAGCAATTCCGTCGTGTAGTCCTCGAAAACGGTCCCCGGCTCGATCAACTCCACACCCAGGGTGGGATTCGCGTCGTCGACGTCACCGACAATGAGACCGGGGAAGTCAGTCGTGTTGATGGTGTAGCTGGCGCTGATGGGCCTCCCCGGGAATATCTGGAGGAGTCCCGAGACCATGAAGTCGCCCGGCAGCGGCAGGGCTCCCGACAACTTGCCCATCGGCCGGTACGGCATCCGCGTCTCACAGAATCGCATCCGGTTGGGATTCTCGAGTATCCCGTGCGCGCACCGGTGGTCTGTGGTCGTGCCCGCCGTGATGCTGCCGGTCATGAAGCCGCCGCGGGGAAGCTCCCCGTCGACAATCACCTCGAAACCGTTCCACGTTCGCCAGCGATGCGGATCGTTGGTCAGGCGGTCGTTGCCGGTCTGGATGTCGATGCCGGGGCGGGTGACATAGATCGGAATCCGGACGCCCTGGGCGTTCGGCGGCAGATCGGGGTCGGTCGGCCCGGTCCACGTTCCCGCCATCATCCAGTCGGCCACCGACGTGTTCAGGTTGTCCTCCCAATTGAAGTTGGCGTAGCTCCGGCGGTGGAACATCGCGCTCAGCGCCCAGCCGGCGCCCAGTTGGCGCTCGAGGCCGGCGGAGTACTCCCAGTTGGTGCCGCGCCGCAGCGTGTCGTCGTACTGGGTCTGGATGATCGACGTTCCATAGTTAGGGTTGTTCGAGGGGCCGACCTCGTTGACCTGCGGCGTTCCGTCAGGATTCAGCGCCGTGCCGTCGCCGTTGAGGTCCGTCCAGGGCCGCCAGTCCAGCATGTCGTAGGGGTAGATCGGATTGAACCCCTGGGTCAGGCCGGTCCCCTCGTTCGCCACGTAGCGCCCCGCAGAGGCCTTCACCGCCGTCGAGCCGTCACCGAACAGGTCGAACGCGAAGCCGAACCGCCCGCTGTAGTTCCGCCAGTTCGGGATGTTCTCCACGACGGGATCCGGCGTCGTGAGCTCCGGCGCGAAAAAGCCCGCTGCCCGGGTCCCTCCCGGCACCGAGTTCTGGAACCAGTCGAAGCGGAAGCCCGCGTTCACGGTCAGCCGCTCCATCGTCCAGGCATCCTGCACGTATACCCCGCAGTCGCAGTCCTGAATGATCCCCTGGCGCTCCGCCCCGTTGCCGCCCACGAGGATTCCGATGGGCCACCCGTTGAAGAAATAGCCCGCGAAGATGTCGCCCGGCGGCGAGTACGCAAGGGCCGTCCGGTTGTTCGCGAAGTTGATGCCCGCCTTGAAGTTATGCGAACCGGTCACGTACGAGATGGACGCGTTGATGCGCCGGTGGAAGTCGTGGTTGTGGTGGTTCTGGAACGAGCTGTTGTACTCGGTGTTCTGTGCGACATCGATTTTCGCCATGCGAGGCTCGCCATGATCCACCGGAGTGGTGTTGACGTCGGCCTGCATGAACGAACCATGCACCTCCACGAGCAGCCGGTTGGTTATCGGCGCCGTCCAGCGGCCGGTGGCCATTACTGTCGGATGCCCGTTGAAGGTGTACCAGGCCTCCGGACCGATCCGCCGCCCGCCTGTGTTGAACGCGGCGACCGACGACTTCGGCTCCTGGAAGTAGCTCCACGTCAGCTTGTTGCGCTGGGTGAGCTGGTGCGTTATCCGCACGTTGTAGTTGCCGTTGGCGCTCCCGGACCACGCCCGCAACTGCTCCGGCGAGCAGCTTCCGTCGCCGCACATCTCCCGGATGCTGTCCGGCGTAGACGGCTGGGCCGGATCCCAGAACTGGTCGAGGACGAAGCTCTTGTTCCGGTTTTCGATCATCGAGGCGAAGAACCAGAGCTTGTCCCGGATGATGGGACCGCCGGCCGCGGGGTTGAAGCTGTAGCGGTAGTCAACCGGCGCGAACTCGAAGCCGAGGTCCTTCAGCGCCTGGTTCTGGTTGTCCCATTCGAATCTCCCCGTCGTGCCCTGCAGGAAGAGGTTGTAGGCGTACTCGTTGCCGCCCGCCTTCGGAACGATGTTCGTCCGCACGCCGCTCTGGGCATATTCCGCAGACTGCGAAGAAGTGTCGAAGACGATCTCCGTAACCATCGCCTCGTTCGTGACCGTTCCGACGCCGGCCGACCACTCGTTCCGCCCCTGGAGCTGTCCTCCGGTCTTGATGCCGTCGACGGCGGGCTGGCCGTCCAGCGGGTCGGATCCGTGCAGGCTCGGCAGGTTGCTGCGGTTGTTGTCGCCCTCGCCAAGAACCGTTCCCGGCACGTAGGCGGCGGCGCTCCGGATGCCCGCCGCTCCCGGCAGCACGTTCACGCGCTCGGACGGCATCACCGATTGCTGCCGCGTGGTCCTCACGTCGACGAGCGGCGCCGTCCCGGCCACGGTCACGGTCTCTTCAACGCCGCCGACGTTCATCGAGGCGTCGACCTCGGCCACGAACGCGCCCGACAGGACAACGCCCTCGCGCACTATGGTGGAGAAGCCGGGAAGGGTGAAGGTCACCGAATAGGTGCCCGACGGCAGATTGATGAACTGGTAGTTCCCGGCGCCGTCCGAGAACACCGTGCGTACCTGCTCGATCAGCGCCGGGCTGCGCGCCTCGACGGTCACGCCGGGCAGGATGCCCCCGGTGTCGTCCTGGACGTTGCCGGCGATGCCCGCCTCGTCCTGCGCCAGGGCGACGGACGGGGCAAGCGCAAGGCTGACCAGGCAGACAAGAGTCAATGAAAGTAGCGATGCGCGGCTCTGCATGCTGTGCTCCCCCTCTAGTCGAAACTGAGCCGATGTAAGCAACTGCTCACTGCGACACTACGCCGACTATTCACGGGAGTCAAGCCCGTTGGAACCCGCCTTTACCACGCCGGGCCGGGCCGTGACGCTCACCCCGCGCACCTGGAGGCATCGCCGCGTCGCTGAGGCTGCTGGGTTGGTATCTCTTGGCACGAGCTTCGTGTTACACTGTTTTCGTGTCATGAAGAACGTCACGGTGACCCTGCCGGAAGATGTCGCGCTCTGGCTCAGGATCCAGGCGGCCAAGCATGACCGCAGTGTCTCCAGCTGGCTGGCCGACCTGCTTGAAGGGATGAGGCGTCAGGAAGACGAGTACGACGTGGCGATGGAGCGCTTCCTGACGAGAGCGAGACAGCCGCGCACGCTCAAGCGACCCGGCGACCGCTACCCGACACGGGACGAACTCCATGACCGCACCGGTCTTCGTTGACACCAACGTCTTCGTCTACCAGCACGACGACTCGGAGCCGGACAAGAAGCCCCGCGCCGATGACTGGATCGCGCTTCTCGTGCGCCACCGTGCCGGTCGGCTGAGCTTCCAGGTGTTGCAGGAGCTCTATGTAACGCTCACCCGCAAGCTGAAACCGGGCACACCCGCGGCGGAAGCTCAACTGATTGTCCGCGACCTCTACCTGTGGGAACCGGTCACCATCGATCGCGCCATCCTCGAGCGGGGCTGGCACTTGCAGGAGCGACACGCGCTGTCATGGTGGGACGCACTCATCGTGGCTGCCGCGCAATGGTCGGAGTGCCGTGTGCTTCTCAGCGAGGACATGCAGCACGGCCAGGTCTTCGGCTCCCTCCAGGTGATCGATCCGTTTGAGTCGCCGGACCGATCGCCGGCGGACATTCTCACCTTGCCGGATCGCTGACCACAGATACGGCTCCCAGCGTCCGGCCGGTTTACCGCACGGCCCGGGCTACCAGGCCGGCAGTTCCGGCGCCGCGATCCCGGTCGGGCTGAACTCGAGGGGTTCGCCGCTCTCGGAGGCGAGCACGCTCACGAGGAACGGATAGATGGCTTCCATCCGGAATTCCGTCGTCGCGGCCGCATCCCACGGCGCGTCCGCCCCTGGCGTAAAGCCGGCCCACGCCAGCGGTTCGGGAAGCGCGGCAACGTCGGTGACGACGTGCAGGGCGACGTCATTGTCGCCCCTGCCTCCGGCGATGAACGGCGGTTGGTGATCGCCAAGAATCAGCGCGATGAACCCCGGTTCGATCCGGTTCCGGAACGTGTCGAGCAGCAGTTCCCATTCGTAGGCCACGGTTACGAAGAAGTCGCGCTTCTGACCCTGCGGAACGGTCAGCGCCAGTTCGACGTAGTCCGGCCGGGTCTCGAGAAAGGCCGGTTGCGGCTTTGCCAGGTCTGCGACGTCCTCCGTAATGCGCGGTGGCGCCTCCCAGGCATAGTGGGTGGCGGTGGCGA is a window from the Acidobacteriota bacterium genome containing:
- a CDS encoding CRTAC1 family protein, which gives rise to MRVRRHYLGCGATASLLLVGLGSLPATSDGVHAAPQSSTLPAEEAWFTDRAEAVGIDFVHVNGSSGKLYVSEILGPGAALFDFDNDGDLDVYLVQGGALGPDDTQGGATTPPEAGPLTDRLYRNDLEVHPDGTRTLRFTNVTDGSGLEPSSYGMGVAAGDVNNDGWVDLYRTSLGANQLFLNNGDGTFTDATHETGTGDSRWSVSAAFADVDRDGWLDLYVGNYLDHRLDARQPECFTRTGERDYCGPSAFASVPDRLYRNRGDGTFVDVTAEAQVATDYGATLGIVAADLDADGWPDIYVANDGEPNQLWMNRHDGTFANGALLAGAALNGDGRTEGSMGVDAGDFDGDGDDDLFMTHLTRETNTLYLNDGTGLFEDRSATTGLGAPSVAYTGFGTAWFDYDNDGWLDLLAVNGAVQASHQRYAGRTADAPAGAGEPLRLDQPNQLFRNLGNGRFEEVGEQAGAVFALSEVSRGAAFGDVDNDGDYDVLITNNNGPARLLINNLGHRNRWLGLRLVGGDGPRDMLGARVGVFRDSGPALWRRARSDGSYASANDPRVLVGLGAASAVERVRVIWPSGREEEWTDVPVNQWLTLEEGRGRRRE
- a CDS encoding CRTAC1 family protein — encoded protein: MRLRAVLGIVVAGAALAVPDLTDLAATQPASSTGEARPAPSPGHQRMLDLLERLADETPETNTYLGDRMARELRERLAAIPPAELSTNRWRLMVRLADEELRLGNEAEAIRLLTDARDMVPEIEANRIILGYNAYRLGIAWLRLAETRNCAQHPNPDACILPLREGAVHTQQAPSRQAIAALTEALERSPIPEDAPTAVGARNWTADRSSPATLDSPAQQHLAARWLLNIAYMTVGGYPDEVPEPYRLPPETFQSAEEIPRFDNIAPGLGLDTFDICGGVIADDFDNDGYLDVVVSTWDAQGQLRFFRNNQDGTFTDRTAEAGLVGLYGGLNMVQADYDNDGYLDLLVLRGAWLGTDGRHPNSLLRNRGDGTFADVTFEAGLGETHYPSQTAAWGDYDNDGDLDLYVGNEASESLPAPSQLFRNNGDGTFTDVADAAGVANHAYAKAVVWGDYDADGLPDLYVSNFGAENRLYRNTGRGTFVDEAPRLGVARPTWSFPAWFWDVDNDGFLDLYVSAYTARIEHLAASALGLPLNIETAQLYRGAGGGAFEEVSGRYGLTEPSAPMGSNFGDLDSDGYPDFYLGTGYPPYQSVMPNVMYRNRGGRAFADVTYSGGFGHLQKGHGVAFADLDNDGDQDIFQQMGGAFPGDRFGNALYENPGFGNHWITVQLEGVRSNRSAIGARIRVVIVDGDTGVTRSVYRHVNSGGSFGANPLRQTIGLGTAARIERLEVLWPTTGLTQTFDDLPVDRTIRIVEGEEAYSTLPLRMLTLGGV
- a CDS encoding carboxypeptidase regulatory-like domain-containing protein → MMRFRALATATATVALATLIAPHAHAQMVRAEGRLVDAWGNALEGVQVEARQADGGGSTFSAVTDEDGEYLILGLETTAYEFTYTLAGYQGVRQLREMRTQRGAPGRLGRRQEPIELAVLPLGQVLNDEFEYEDEGGVFSLTLTPDGMFEFEDADGEGEGTYYVQDLDAVLTVRDYDGPDDKYTIREPLTLTAQTNQFLTLAWGETTLNKK
- a CDS encoding tetratricopeptide repeat protein, with product MGRRRHQESRLQPHHQHHRWPPVDVGRPDVLLGRSFSVGGGQAHSVRARDRPRRIPVEAAMSVSRRRRCLLAAAAILLLGPSEGLTQEEGRIQGRVYIEGTRDPVVGALVRADPPIFSPDGSRLTTADPLETLTDENGRFALTWMQSGIWNTMVSAEGYEDSLMRIEVTQRGSAACTATKMQNCLQPIEFYMAPLKVDAEVEVEGALAGLADAANPEIEQAKADLIAADAAYNNEDYRTAIDGYTKLLERWPQITTLHQDIGDAHRAMAEFGAAVAAYERYQAATPDDEAIERKIARTRLLMGDLDAAGDLAAAEGDASREDLYNLGEVAFEAGDVDAAAGWYEKSAAADPEWPAPVLKLGMLALNRGDIEGAKVLFQKVVDLAPDSAEGAQAQGMLAALP
- a CDS encoding TonB-dependent receptor; this encodes MQSRASLLSLTLVCLVSLALAPSVALAQDEAGIAGNVQDDTGGILPGVTVEARSPALIEQVRTVFSDGAGNYQFINLPSGTYSVTFTLPGFSTIVREGVVLSGAFVAEVDASMNVGGVEETVTVAGTAPLVDVRTTRQQSVMPSERVNVLPGAAGIRSAAAYVPGTVLGEGDNNRSNLPSLHGSDPLDGQPAVDGIKTGGQLQGRNEWSAGVGTVTNEAMVTEIVFDTSSQSAEYAQSGVRTNIVPKAGGNEYAYNLFLQGTTGRFEWDNQNQALKDLGFEFAPVDYRYSFNPAAGGPIIRDKLWFFASMIENRNKSFVLDQFWDPAQPSTPDSIREMCGDGSCSPEQLRAWSGSANGNYNVRITHQLTQRNKLTWSYFQEPKSSVAAFNTGGRRIGPEAWYTFNGHPTVMATGRWTAPITNRLLVEVHGSFMQADVNTTPVDHGEPRMAKIDVAQNTEYNSSFQNHHNHDFHRRINASISYVTGSHNFKAGINFANNRTALAYSPPGDIFAGYFFNGWPIGILVGGNGAERQGIIQDCDCGVYVQDAWTMERLTVNAGFRFDWFQNSVPGGTRAAGFFAPELTTPDPVVENIPNWRNYSGRFGFAFDLFGDGSTAVKASAGRYVANEGTGLTQGFNPIYPYDMLDWRPWTDLNGDGTALNPDGTPQVNEVGPSNNPNYGTSIIQTQYDDTLRRGTNWEYSAGLERQLGAGWALSAMFHRRSYANFNWEDNLNTSVADWMMAGTWTGPTDPDLPPNAQGVRIPIYVTRPGIDIQTGNDRLTNDPHRWRTWNGFEVIVDGELPRGGFMTGSITAGTTTDHRCAHGILENPNRMRFCETRMPYRPMGKLSGALPLPGDFMVSGLLQIFPGRPISASYTINTTDFPGLIVGDVDDANPTLGVELIEPGTVFEDYTTELLIRFSKTFTTGDIRTRVYMDASNLFNRARVTDRNRGWGGGGIKNPDFNRIISIIDGRQLTWGVQMYF
- a CDS encoding CopG family transcriptional regulator translates to MKNVTVTLPEDVALWLRIQAAKHDRSVSSWLADLLEGMRRQEDEYDVAMERFLTRARQPRTLKRPGDRYPTRDELHDRTGLR
- a CDS encoding PIN domain-containing protein, coding for MTAPVFVDTNVFVYQHDDSEPDKKPRADDWIALLVRHRAGRLSFQVLQELYVTLTRKLKPGTPAAEAQLIVRDLYLWEPVTIDRAILERGWHLQERHALSWWDALIVAAAQWSECRVLLSEDMQHGQVFGSLQVIDPFESPDRSPADILTLPDR